In Triticum urartu cultivar G1812 chromosome 6, Tu2.1, whole genome shotgun sequence, the following proteins share a genomic window:
- the LOC125513543 gene encoding uncharacterized protein LOC125513543 isoform X1 translates to MARSWLITCRGVAKKVRNAHCSNRQISEVGAEACRECPNCKHIIDNSDVSIQWPGLPAGVKFDPSDQELLEHLEEKIGVGGSKPHMFIDEFIPTVENDAGICYSHPENLPGTNKDGSSAHFFHSISNAYGCGQRKRRRISNSDRTTSDEHVRWHKTGKSKPVYDNGVMKGWKKILVLYKGSQTGGKPDKTDWVMHQYHLGVEENEKVGEFVVSKIFYQLKTRPVDKSEAEMANEESTAFTASICPKTPMTKIPPCRPKNSPCETEQNDPGQEEETVSLAENANNPAWCALSSQPVEVALEAGTCSLDKSLRHHEVLDSSNLENSTFDRPILSQLMNETLNKNLCALHGLPDVHNVNLGTAPTDLQITKGENVSLVADAENTACCSLASQDVEVTSQAGTSLVESLLHHEVSDLHNANLGTPRDLQIAKEESVSLVDEAEKWCGLASQAVDVAFHAGTSLDESLRCHEVLDSFDHEKSLTFDRPIYSQGRDGGLENNLYSLNGLPDLQGVDFGTPIDDLQVAGLQFYSQESLGSWLERM, encoded by the exons ATGGCAAG GTCATGGCTTATAACTTGTAGGGGTGTTGCCAAGAAAGTTAGAAATGCCCACTGCTCTAATCGCCAGATAAGTGAAGTCGGTGCAGAAGCATGCAGGGAATGCCCAAACTGCAAACATATCATTGATAACAGTGAT GTTTCTATCCAGTGGCCCGGGCTGCCTGCTGGTGTGAAGTTTGATCCGTCTGATCAAGAATTGCTCGAACATTTAGAAGAAAAAATTGGTGTGGGAGGTTCAAAGCCTCACATGTTCATCGATGAGTTTATTCCAACTGTGGAGAATGATGCAGGGATCTGCTATTCACATCCTGAAAATCTTCCTG GCACAAACAAAGATGGAAGCAGTGCCCATTTCTTCCATAGTATTTCAAATGCATATGGGTGTGGCCAGCGCAAGCGTCGAAGGATCAGCAACAGTGATCGGACCACTTCTGATGAGCATGTGAGATGGCACAAGACGGGTAAATCAAAACCCGTATATGACAACGGTGTTATGAAAGGGTGGAAAAAAATATTGGTTCTGTACAAAGGTTCACAAACAGGTGGCAAACCTGATAAAACTGACTGGGTGATGCATCAGTATCATCTGGGAGTAGAGGAAAATGAAAAGGTTGGGGAGTTTGTCGTTTCCAAAATATTTTATCAATTGAAGACAAGGCCGGTGGACAAGTCCGAAGCAGAAATGGCTAATGAAGAATCTACTGCATTTACTGCAAGTATTTGTCCGAAAACTCCCATGACAAAGATCCCGCCATGTCGCCCAAAGAATAGTCCATGTGAGACTGAGCAGAATGATCCCGGTCAG GAAGAAGAAACTGTTAGCCTGGCGGAGAATGCTAATAACCCTGCATGGTGTGCTTTATCATCTCAGCCCGTTGAGGTGGCACTTGAGGCTGGGACTTGTAGCCTAGACAAGTCTCTGCGTCATCATGAAGTTTTGGATTCCTCCAATCTTGAAAACAGTACATTTGACAGGCCAATCCTTTCTCAACTCATGAATGAGACACTTAACAAGAACCTATGTGCGCTTCATGGATTGCCTGATGTCCATAATGTCAACCTTGGAACAGCACCTACAGATCTTCAGATTACT AAAGGAGAAAATGTTAGCTTGGTGGCTGATGCTGAGAACACTGCATGTTGTTCTTTAGCGTCTCAGGATGTTGAGGTGACTTCTCAGGCTGGGACTAGCTTGGTTGAATCTCTCCTTCATCATGAGGTTTCAGATCTCCATAATGCTAACCTTGGAACACCTAGAGACCTTCAGATTGCT AAAGAAGAAAGTGTTAGCCTGGTGGATGAAGCTGAGAAATGGTGTGGTTTAGCGTCTCAGGCTGTTGATGTGGCATTTCATGCCGGGACTAGCTTGGACGAATCCCTGCGCTGTCATGAGGTTTTGGATTCCTTCGATCATGAAAAGAGTCTTACATTTGACAGGCCAATCTATTCCCAAGGCAGGGATGGGGGACTTGAAAATAACCTTTATTCACTTAATGGATTACCTGATCTCCAAGGTGTCGACTTTGGGACACCGATAGATGATCTTCAGGTAGCT GGGTTGCAGTTCTATTCACAGGAAAGCCTTGGCAGCTGGTTGGAGCGCATGTAG
- the LOC125513543 gene encoding uncharacterized protein LOC125513543 isoform X2 produces MARSWLITCRGVAKKVRNAHCSNRQISEVGAEACRECPNCKHIIDNSDVSIQWPGLPAGVKFDPSDQELLEHLEEKIGVGGSKPHMFIDEFIPTVENDAGICYSHPENLPGTNKDGSSAHFFHSISNAYGCGQRKRRRISNSDRTTSDEHVRWHKTGKSKPVYDNGVMKGWKKILVLYKGSQTGGKPDKTDWVMHQYHLGVEENEKVGEFVVSKIFYQLKTRPVDKSEAEMANEESTAFTASICPKTPMTKIPPCRPKNSPCETEQNDPGQEEETVSLAENANNPAWCALSSQPVEVALEAGTCSLDKSLRHHEVLDSSNLENSTFDRPILSQLMNETLNKNLCALHGLPDVHNVNLGTAPTDLQITKGENVSLVADAENTACCSLASQDVEVTSQAGTSLVESLLHHEVSDLHNANLGTPRDLQIAKEESVSLVDEAEKWCGLASQAVDVAFHAGTSLDESLRCHEVLDSFDHEKSLTFDRPIYSQGRDGGLENNLYSLNGLPDLQGVDFGTPIDDLQGLQFYSQESLGSWLERM; encoded by the exons ATGGCAAG GTCATGGCTTATAACTTGTAGGGGTGTTGCCAAGAAAGTTAGAAATGCCCACTGCTCTAATCGCCAGATAAGTGAAGTCGGTGCAGAAGCATGCAGGGAATGCCCAAACTGCAAACATATCATTGATAACAGTGAT GTTTCTATCCAGTGGCCCGGGCTGCCTGCTGGTGTGAAGTTTGATCCGTCTGATCAAGAATTGCTCGAACATTTAGAAGAAAAAATTGGTGTGGGAGGTTCAAAGCCTCACATGTTCATCGATGAGTTTATTCCAACTGTGGAGAATGATGCAGGGATCTGCTATTCACATCCTGAAAATCTTCCTG GCACAAACAAAGATGGAAGCAGTGCCCATTTCTTCCATAGTATTTCAAATGCATATGGGTGTGGCCAGCGCAAGCGTCGAAGGATCAGCAACAGTGATCGGACCACTTCTGATGAGCATGTGAGATGGCACAAGACGGGTAAATCAAAACCCGTATATGACAACGGTGTTATGAAAGGGTGGAAAAAAATATTGGTTCTGTACAAAGGTTCACAAACAGGTGGCAAACCTGATAAAACTGACTGGGTGATGCATCAGTATCATCTGGGAGTAGAGGAAAATGAAAAGGTTGGGGAGTTTGTCGTTTCCAAAATATTTTATCAATTGAAGACAAGGCCGGTGGACAAGTCCGAAGCAGAAATGGCTAATGAAGAATCTACTGCATTTACTGCAAGTATTTGTCCGAAAACTCCCATGACAAAGATCCCGCCATGTCGCCCAAAGAATAGTCCATGTGAGACTGAGCAGAATGATCCCGGTCAG GAAGAAGAAACTGTTAGCCTGGCGGAGAATGCTAATAACCCTGCATGGTGTGCTTTATCATCTCAGCCCGTTGAGGTGGCACTTGAGGCTGGGACTTGTAGCCTAGACAAGTCTCTGCGTCATCATGAAGTTTTGGATTCCTCCAATCTTGAAAACAGTACATTTGACAGGCCAATCCTTTCTCAACTCATGAATGAGACACTTAACAAGAACCTATGTGCGCTTCATGGATTGCCTGATGTCCATAATGTCAACCTTGGAACAGCACCTACAGATCTTCAGATTACT AAAGGAGAAAATGTTAGCTTGGTGGCTGATGCTGAGAACACTGCATGTTGTTCTTTAGCGTCTCAGGATGTTGAGGTGACTTCTCAGGCTGGGACTAGCTTGGTTGAATCTCTCCTTCATCATGAGGTTTCAGATCTCCATAATGCTAACCTTGGAACACCTAGAGACCTTCAGATTGCT AAAGAAGAAAGTGTTAGCCTGGTGGATGAAGCTGAGAAATGGTGTGGTTTAGCGTCTCAGGCTGTTGATGTGGCATTTCATGCCGGGACTAGCTTGGACGAATCCCTGCGCTGTCATGAGGTTTTGGATTCCTTCGATCATGAAAAGAGTCTTACATTTGACAGGCCAATCTATTCCCAAGGCAGGGATGGGGGACTTGAAAATAACCTTTATTCACTTAATGGATTACCTGATCTCCAAGGTGTCGACTTTGGGACACCGATAGATGATCTTCAG GGGTTGCAGTTCTATTCACAGGAAAGCCTTGGCAGCTGGTTGGAGCGCATGTAG